In Nitrososphaerales archaeon, the sequence AGGGCCCTTCAACTCGCACTCGGAGCACCGCCTTTCATACCGATCCCGCCACATATAAAGGATCCGATAAGTTTGGCGATAGCCGAACTCGAATCAAGAGCTTTACCGATATCGATCCGTCGCACACTCCCCGATGGGACTTATCAAGATATACCCATCGATGTATTACTTTAGGT encodes:
- a CDS encoding DNA-directed RNA polymerase subunit K; this translates as MNKTLNLKEESIVESNLKREGRDMETVQEFQVKIGPKKLTRFERARIIGARALQLALGAPPFIPIPPHIKDPISLAIAELESRALPISIRRTLPDGTYQDIPIDVLL